From a single Solanum dulcamara chromosome 4, daSolDulc1.2, whole genome shotgun sequence genomic region:
- the LOC129887235 gene encoding U1 small nuclear ribonucleoprotein C-like isoform X1, with protein sequence MPRYYCDYCDTYLTHDSPSVRKQHNAGYKHKANVRSYYLKLEEEQTQILIDQKIKERLGQAVAYQQIGAAYNQHLAAFPGQRPRLPMMPPPMLPVPAAMPPQLMAGARPPTLPNPVIGAPGYSAVPPIAPIAGQMPPVSSLPMQPNALPAPPALNPLAGVPGGAPPPTLGSAPFPATQSTYQPNPNGIAASSANGTTTS encoded by the exons CCTTCTGTCAGAAAACAGCATAATGCCGGTTACAAACACAAG GCTAATGTACGGTCTTATTATCTGAAGCTTGAGGAGGAGCAAACACAGATTCTGATAGATCAGAAAATTAAGGAGCGCCTTGGGCAAGCAGTAGCCTACCAGCAAATAGGTGCAGCTTATAATCAACATCTTGCTGCCTTCCCTGGTCAACGACCCCGCCTACCTATGATGCCACCTCCTATGCTGCCTGTTCCAGCAGCTATGCCCCCACAATTAATGGCAGGTGCCAGGCCTCCCACTTTGCCAAATCCAGTTATTGGTGCTCCAG GTTATTCAGCGGTTCCTCCAATTGCACCAATTGCAGGGCAGATGCCCCCTGTTTCATCCTTGCCGATGCAACCCAATGCTCTTCCAGCTCCTCCTGCACTGAACCCCCTTGCAGGTGTTCCAGGTGGAGCCCCTCCACCTACTCTAGGCAGCGCCCCTTTTCCTGCTACACAATCAACGTACCAGCCAAATCCCAATGGAATTGCTGCCTCTTCTGCAAATGGGACAACAACCAGCTAA
- the LOC129884165 gene encoding uncharacterized protein LOC129884165: protein MMIDDSVTRVKMKFWDWYLKIAVVSAMIGGSMEFFMIKTGFYDKVTVLEAEKRAWENSPEAKAVRDALNPWRHQDAEARKDS, encoded by the exons ATGATGATTGATGA CAGTGTTACAAGGGTAAAAATGAAATTCTGGGATTGGTATCTGAAAATTGCAGTTGTTTCGGCCATGATTGGAGGTTCCATGGAGTTTTTCATGATTAAGACTGGATTTT ATGATAAGGTGACTGTTCTAGAAGCGGAGAAGAGAGCGTGGGAGAATTCTCCTGAAGCCAAGGCTGTCAGAGACGCTCTTAATCCATGGAGACATCAGGACGCAGAAGCAAGAAAGGATTCTTAG
- the LOC129887237 gene encoding uncharacterized protein LOC129887237 isoform X2: METPRGTEAVPIPFSDNVPPASPRISQADFQKRESSNMISGLGPNMKKADLSLQIPPRHAGIGAGRKYSPRSPGPTGGFLRALSFKKKAASSDGERSSLLSSDHKVVPGSPLSANFISSNCQKCTSLPVTPASNSSPSVSTPLSARTHGEQQRSHSSRIGASQASLSRSLSVPGRHFVIVRSMSFATHEEHFPYTGDVCRICLEACDEGNTFQMECSCKGDLRLVHEECAIKWFSMKGNKICDVCRQEVSNLPVTLLRIPNASQQDNRPEHNNSGRISAWQDFVVLVLISTVCYFFFLEQLLVHDMKTQAFVIAAPFAFTLGLLASIFAVILAIKEYIWTYAALEFALVAITLHILYSMLQLQAVYSIMVASVLGFGASMSLNAMYIRCYSWRVQIAENSIPA; this comes from the exons ATGGAGACACCCAGAGGAACAGAAGCAGTACCCATTCCATTTTCAGATAATGTTCCTCCTGCTTCTCCTAGGATATCACAG GCTGATTTTCAGAAAAGGGAATCCTCGAATATGATTTCTGGTTTGGGCCCAAACATGAAAAAGGCAGATCTTTCCCTTCAAATACCTCCAAGACATGCAGGCATTGGAGCTGGCAGAAAGTATTCACCCCGTTCACCAGGTCCAACAGGAGGTTTTCTTCGGGCTTTAAGCTTTAAGAAGAAAGCTGCTTCATCTGATGGTGAGAGAAGCTCTCTCCTCAGTTCAGATCATAAGGTAGTTCCAGGAAGCCCTCTTTCAGCAAACTTCATCTCCTCCAATTGTCAAAAATGTACCTCTCTACCTGTGACCCCTGCTTCAAATTCATCTCCATCAGTTTCCACGCCTTTATCTGCTAGGACACATGGTGAACAACAAAGGTCACAT TCATCGCGGATTGGGGCATCTCAAGCTAGTTTGTCAAGGTCCCTTTCTGTGCCTGGGAGACATTTTGTCATTGTTAGATCAATGTCCTTTGCTACCCACGAAGAGCATTTTCCATATACTGGAGATG TTTGTAGGATCTGTCTGGAGGCATGTGATGAAGGCAATACTTTCCAGATGGAGTGCAGCTGCAAAGGTGACCTAAGACTTGTTCACGAGGAATGTGCAATCAAGTGGTTTAGCATGAAAGGGAACAAAATTTGTGATGTTTGTCGACAGGAAGTTTCTAATTTACCTGTGACTTTGCTGAGGATTCCCAATGCTAGTCAACAAGATAACAGACCGGAGCACAACAATTCTGGAAGAATAAG TGCTTGGCAGGACTTTGTGGTGCTTGTTTTAATCAGCACAGTATGCTATTTCTTCTTCCTTGAGCAGTTATTG GTCCATGATATGAAAACTCAGGCGTTTGTGATTGCTGCACCATTTGCATTTACACTCGGTCTTTTGGCATCCATTTTCGCTGTCATCCTAG CTATTAAAGAGTACATATGGACGTATGCCGCTTTAGAGTTTGCTCTTGTTGCTATTACTCTACACATTTTATACTCTATG CTTCAATTGCAAGCAGTCTATTCTATAATGGTAGCATCAGTTTTGGGCTTTGGTGCTTCTATGAGTCTCAATGCAATGTACATCCGGTGCTATTCTTGGCGAGTCCAAATTGCAGAAAATTCTATCCCTGCGTGA
- the LOC129887235 gene encoding U1 small nuclear ribonucleoprotein C-like isoform X2, which yields MPRYYCDYCDTYLTHDSPSVRKQHNAGYKHKANVRSYYLKLEEEQTQILIDQKIKERLGQAVAYQQIGAAYNQHLAAFPGQRPRLPMMPPPMLPVPAAMPPQLMAGARPPTLPNPVIGAPGQMPPVSSLPMQPNALPAPPALNPLAGVPGGAPPPTLGSAPFPATQSTYQPNPNGIAASSANGTTTS from the exons CCTTCTGTCAGAAAACAGCATAATGCCGGTTACAAACACAAG GCTAATGTACGGTCTTATTATCTGAAGCTTGAGGAGGAGCAAACACAGATTCTGATAGATCAGAAAATTAAGGAGCGCCTTGGGCAAGCAGTAGCCTACCAGCAAATAGGTGCAGCTTATAATCAACATCTTGCTGCCTTCCCTGGTCAACGACCCCGCCTACCTATGATGCCACCTCCTATGCTGCCTGTTCCAGCAGCTATGCCCCCACAATTAATGGCAGGTGCCAGGCCTCCCACTTTGCCAAATCCAGTTATTGGTGCTCCAG GGCAGATGCCCCCTGTTTCATCCTTGCCGATGCAACCCAATGCTCTTCCAGCTCCTCCTGCACTGAACCCCCTTGCAGGTGTTCCAGGTGGAGCCCCTCCACCTACTCTAGGCAGCGCCCCTTTTCCTGCTACACAATCAACGTACCAGCCAAATCCCAATGGAATTGCTGCCTCTTCTGCAAATGGGACAACAACCAGCTAA
- the LOC129887237 gene encoding uncharacterized protein LOC129887237 isoform X1 — protein sequence METPRGTEAVPIPFSDNVPPASPRISQADFQKRESSNMISGLGPNMKKADLSLQIPPRHAGIGAGRKYSPRSPGPTGGFLRALSFKKKAASSDGERSSLLSSDHKVVPGSPLSANFISSNCQKCTSLPVTPASNSSPSVSTPLSARTHGEQQRSHSSRIGASQASLSRSLSVPGRHFVIVRSMSFATHEEHFPYTGDEITPAPENEDREIPEEEAVCRICLEACDEGNTFQMECSCKGDLRLVHEECAIKWFSMKGNKICDVCRQEVSNLPVTLLRIPNASQQDNRPEHNNSGRISAWQDFVVLVLISTVCYFFFLEQLLVHDMKTQAFVIAAPFAFTLGLLASIFAVILAIKEYIWTYAALEFALVAITLHILYSMLQLQAVYSIMVASVLGFGASMSLNAMYIRCYSWRVQIAENSIPA from the exons ATGGAGACACCCAGAGGAACAGAAGCAGTACCCATTCCATTTTCAGATAATGTTCCTCCTGCTTCTCCTAGGATATCACAG GCTGATTTTCAGAAAAGGGAATCCTCGAATATGATTTCTGGTTTGGGCCCAAACATGAAAAAGGCAGATCTTTCCCTTCAAATACCTCCAAGACATGCAGGCATTGGAGCTGGCAGAAAGTATTCACCCCGTTCACCAGGTCCAACAGGAGGTTTTCTTCGGGCTTTAAGCTTTAAGAAGAAAGCTGCTTCATCTGATGGTGAGAGAAGCTCTCTCCTCAGTTCAGATCATAAGGTAGTTCCAGGAAGCCCTCTTTCAGCAAACTTCATCTCCTCCAATTGTCAAAAATGTACCTCTCTACCTGTGACCCCTGCTTCAAATTCATCTCCATCAGTTTCCACGCCTTTATCTGCTAGGACACATGGTGAACAACAAAGGTCACAT TCATCGCGGATTGGGGCATCTCAAGCTAGTTTGTCAAGGTCCCTTTCTGTGCCTGGGAGACATTTTGTCATTGTTAGATCAATGTCCTTTGCTACCCACGAAGAGCATTTTCCATATACTGGAGATG aaATTACTCCTGCTCCTGAGAATGAGGATCGGGAAATCCCTGAAGAGGAAGCAGTTTGTAGGATCTGTCTGGAGGCATGTGATGAAGGCAATACTTTCCAGATGGAGTGCAGCTGCAAAGGTGACCTAAGACTTGTTCACGAGGAATGTGCAATCAAGTGGTTTAGCATGAAAGGGAACAAAATTTGTGATGTTTGTCGACAGGAAGTTTCTAATTTACCTGTGACTTTGCTGAGGATTCCCAATGCTAGTCAACAAGATAACAGACCGGAGCACAACAATTCTGGAAGAATAAG TGCTTGGCAGGACTTTGTGGTGCTTGTTTTAATCAGCACAGTATGCTATTTCTTCTTCCTTGAGCAGTTATTG GTCCATGATATGAAAACTCAGGCGTTTGTGATTGCTGCACCATTTGCATTTACACTCGGTCTTTTGGCATCCATTTTCGCTGTCATCCTAG CTATTAAAGAGTACATATGGACGTATGCCGCTTTAGAGTTTGCTCTTGTTGCTATTACTCTACACATTTTATACTCTATG CTTCAATTGCAAGCAGTCTATTCTATAATGGTAGCATCAGTTTTGGGCTTTGGTGCTTCTATGAGTCTCAATGCAATGTACATCCGGTGCTATTCTTGGCGAGTCCAAATTGCAGAAAATTCTATCCCTGCGTGA